One Mycolicibacterium sarraceniae genomic window carries:
- a CDS encoding arsenate reductase/protein-tyrosine-phosphatase family protein, whose translation MAEKMFAHQIDQRGLANVVRVSSAGTGHWHVGDGADERANTVLRQHGYPTDHSAAQVDDDHLGADLVIALGRNHLRMLTHLGVEPERVRLLRSFDPRSGKHADDVEDPYYGSHADFEETFTVIQAALPGLHAWVDERLAQDGLNC comes from the coding sequence ATGGCCGAGAAGATGTTCGCCCACCAGATCGATCAGCGCGGCCTGGCCAACGTCGTTCGAGTGTCCAGCGCCGGGACCGGTCACTGGCATGTCGGGGACGGGGCCGATGAGCGTGCCAACACCGTCCTACGCCAGCACGGCTATCCGACCGATCACTCCGCGGCTCAGGTCGACGATGACCATCTCGGCGCCGACCTCGTGATCGCGCTGGGCCGCAACCATCTGCGGATGCTCACCCACCTCGGGGTCGAGCCCGAACGGGTGCGGCTGCTGCGGTCATTCGATCCGCGCTCGGGTAAGCACGCCGACGACGTCGAGGATCCGTACTACGGCAGCCACGCGGATTTCGAGGAAACGTTCACCGTCATCCAGGCCGCTCTGCCGGGTCTGCACGCCTGGGTCGACGAGCGGCTGGCCCAGGACGGTCTGAACTGCTGA
- a CDS encoding HAD-IA family hydrolase produces the protein MTSTASATRPQLVIFDLDGTLTDSAGGIVASFRHALGAIGADVPDGDLTGRIVGPPMHVTLSGLGLGERADEAIAAYRADYTSRGWAMNSLFDGIPQLLGDLRAAGVRLAVATSKAEPTARRILEHFELAEYFDVIAGASVDGVRSSKADVVAHALGQLQPLPERVLMVGDRAHDVEGAAEHGIDTVVVGWGYGATDFLEPHAAEAAAAHVPTVSALREVLGV, from the coding sequence GTGACCAGCACGGCCTCAGCCACCCGCCCCCAGTTGGTGATCTTCGATCTCGACGGCACCCTCACCGACTCGGCCGGGGGCATTGTCGCCAGCTTCCGGCACGCGCTGGGCGCGATCGGCGCCGACGTCCCCGACGGTGACCTGACCGGCCGCATCGTCGGCCCACCCATGCATGTGACGCTGTCCGGGCTGGGACTCGGCGAGCGTGCCGACGAGGCGATCGCGGCCTATCGCGCCGACTACACCAGCCGGGGCTGGGCGATGAACAGCCTGTTTGACGGCATTCCACAGCTTCTTGGCGATCTGCGCGCGGCCGGGGTACGGCTGGCGGTGGCCACTTCCAAGGCCGAGCCGACCGCGAGACGCATCCTCGAGCATTTCGAGCTGGCCGAGTACTTCGACGTGATCGCCGGCGCCAGCGTGGACGGGGTGCGATCCAGCAAGGCCGATGTGGTGGCCCACGCGCTGGGCCAGCTCCAGCCGCTGCCCGAGCGGGTGCTGATGGTCGGTGATCGTGCCCACGATGTGGAAGGCGCCGCCGAGCACGGCATCGACACGGTCGTCGTGGGGTGGGGCTACGGTGCGACCGATTTCCTGGAGCCCCATGCCGCCGAGGCCGCGGCCGCCCATGTACCGACGGTGTCGGCGCTGCGGGAGGTGCTCGGTGTCTGA